The window CTGCCGGTTTGGATGCTTCCTACTTGCAAACTAATGGGGACTTGGTGAGtgtttcttattttgtttttgttgattgAATGACCAAAGCAAGATGTTTACTTTTTATTTGGGTCTTGTGCAGCCTGCGGATGCAACTGAAGAGCAAATATCTATGGCTGCTTCAAGCATGATTCGTTCACACAGTGTGTCTGGTGACCTACATGGAGTTCAGCCTGATCCTATTGCTGCTGATATTCTCCGTAAAGAGCCTGAGCAAGAGACCTTTGTCCGTCTTAATGTTCCTCTTGGTAAGAATgattacctttttttttgtcctatTATCGCAAATCATAACATGTCTAAAAAGTTTGATAGTGGAAATGAGTTAACTGGCACTACAGATATTCACTATTAGTCTTGAATGAGATAAGAAATGATTAGTTAAAGCTTTTATGCAGAAGTTGAACCATTGAATCTCTAAACCATAGTTTTTTTATATCCTGACACATGGTTATTGAGATTTTACACATGGTGTGTTCAGAGGTGCCAACGTCTGATGAGGTTGAAGCCTACAAATGTCTGCAAGAATGTCTTGAACTGCGGAAGAGATATGTCTTCCAAGAAACAGTTGCGCCATGGGAAAAAGAAGTCATATCTGATCCTAGTACCCCAAAGCCTAATCTAGAGCCATTTGCACATTATCCTCAGGGAAAGTCTGATGTGAGCTTTTTTTCTCCTTTGTTCTTCCATGGAACTTCGCTATgcattttgataaatttaacttacctattttatttgttttgcagCATCATTTTGAGATGCTAGATGGAGTAGTCCACGTGTTTCCTAATAAAGATGGTAAGAGCACAAATATTGGAAGTTGATTTGGTTACGTTCCTTAATGACGTGTGTTCTGTTTCGCTATTCTCAGTCAAAGAAGAGCTCTTCCCTGTAGCTGATGCCACAGCGTTTTTCACTGACTTGCATCACGTACTCAAAGTCATAGCTGCAGGAAACATGAGGACTCTGTGCCACCGTCGTCTAGTGCTCCTAGAACAGGTAAGAGTTTTAGTTATAGAATTAATATCAATAAGCAAATTTCATGTTCATCTGGttaacatttttcttttttgtgtgtttcagaAATTTAATCTCCATTTGATGCTTAATGCGGATAAAGAGTTTCTCGCCCAAAAAAGTGCACCACATCGTGATTTCTATAACGTGAGGAAAGTAGACACTCATGTTCATCATTCAGCTTGCATGAACCAGAAACACCTCTTAAGGTTTATCAAGTCGAAGCTCAGGAAAGAACCTGATGAGGTAACTACTGGAGCCATCATATGATTTACTGGTTTGCAGGTATGATAACCTTTTTGCTCGATGCAGGTTGTCATATTTAGGGATGGAACATATTTGACCTTGAAAGAAGTTTTTGAGAGCCTTGATCTGACTGGGTAATTTACATTTCCaatattaataactattacaAGTCAATCTAACATTCCAATTGCAAGATTGTTAAAATTGCTCCTTTTCTCCTTTCGCAGATATGATCTGAACGTGGACCTTTTGGATGTGCACGCTGATAAGAGCACTTTTCATCGCTTTGACAAGTTCAACCTCAAGTACAATCCATGTGGTCAAAGTAGGCTGAGGGAAATTTTCCTTAAACAGGATAATCTCATCCAAGGTAATTAAATATCTTTGTCCCTCTTTAACCCCATTTTGTGTTCAGTTGATGCGTCAGTTATGCAGTTTTGAGTTTTGacatctcttttgttttttggatTAAGGTCGTTTTCTTGGTGAGATAACAAAACAAGTTTTCTCCGACCTTGAAGCTAGCAAATATCAGGTAAACTTCCACGTTCATCTCTAGTAGTTACAGTCAAATGGATGATAATTAATAAGAACCTGATGAGGTAACTTTTGACACTGCAGATGGCTGAGTACAGAATATCTATATACGGCAGAAAAATGAGTGAGTGGGACCAGCTGGCTAGTTGGATTGTGAACAATGATCTATACAGTGAGAACGTTGTCTGGTTAATCCAGGTTGGCTATCTTTCTGATGCTCATGTGTCTCTCTCTCGTTGTCACATGACTGCAAACTGACTTATACTTTTATGTCTGTATGTTCACTAGCTCCCACGCTTGTACAACATCTACAAGGACATGGGTATTGTGACATCGTTCCAGAATATCCTTGACAATATATTCATTCCTCTGTTTGAAGCCACGGTAGATCCGGATTCGCATCCCCAGCTCCATGTTTTCTTGAAGCAGGTTAGCATCCTTATATCAAAACTATTAAAAAGTTAGATTGActtgattatttaattttttgttgcTGGTTTCTTGTTTGGTGTTTCAGGTTGTTGGATTTGATTTGGTTGATGATGAAAGTAAACCTGAGAGACGTCCCACGAAACACATGCCCACTCCAGCTCAATGGACGAACGCATTTAATCCTGCATTTTCCTACTATGTCTACTAC is drawn from Brassica rapa cultivar Chiifu-401-42 chromosome A05, CAAS_Brap_v3.01, whole genome shotgun sequence and contains these coding sequences:
- the LOC103867125 gene encoding AMP deaminase, with the translated sequence MEPNIYQLALAALFGASFVAVSGFFMHFKALNLVLERGREKKDNNNNTEGREGDSPQHQSQSLSRRRSQVRRKGLSPASLPDATPFTAATDGGGGGDAGRTNGHVCVDEIPPGLPRLHTPSEGRSSVHGTNSIRKTGSFVRPISPKSPVASASAFESMGESDDDDNLTDTAGLDASYLQTNGDLPADATEEQISMAASSMIRSHSVSGDLHGVQPDPIAADILRKEPEQETFVRLNVPLEVPTSDEVEAYKCLQECLELRKRYVFQETVAPWEKEVISDPSTPKPNLEPFAHYPQGKSDHHFEMLDGVVHVFPNKDVKEELFPVADATAFFTDLHHVLKVIAAGNMRTLCHRRLVLLEQKFNLHLMLNADKEFLAQKSAPHRDFYNVRKVDTHVHHSACMNQKHLLRFIKSKLRKEPDEVVIFRDGTYLTLKEVFESLDLTGYDLNVDLLDVHADKSTFHRFDKFNLKYNPCGQSRLREIFLKQDNLIQGRFLGEITKQVFSDLEASKYQMAEYRISIYGRKMSEWDQLASWIVNNDLYSENVVWLIQLPRLYNIYKDMGIVTSFQNILDNIFIPLFEATVDPDSHPQLHVFLKQVVGFDLVDDESKPERRPTKHMPTPAQWTNAFNPAFSYYVYYCYANLYVLNKLRESKGMTTITLRPHSGEAGDIDHLAATFLTCHSIAHGINLRKSPVLQYLYYLAQIGLAMSPLSNNSLFLDYHRNPFPVFFLRGLNVSLSTDDPLQIHLTKEPLVEEYSIAASVWKLSSCDLCEIARNSVYQSGFSHALKSHWIGKDYYKRGPDGNDIHKTNVPHIRVEFRDTIWKEEMQQVYLGKAVISDEVVP